The nucleotide sequence GAGATTTTCTGGTAGTTTGAAATAACTATCAATTATACTAAACTGCCCGTTAGGATGCCCTGTGAAAATGTATATTGGTCCTGTTTCCATATCTGGTAGCCACCATCCTCCTGTATCACTATCGGCTCGCCCTTCTACAGATATTTCTGTTATTCCCCACTCAATAGGTAAGGTTTTAAGAGAGAGCGACATACTATCGTTCCAAGGGTCTGGAGTGTGTTCTATGCCTATATAAAGGTACTGGTTGTCATATACAACCCAAGCGTAACTTTTACAGGTAGCTTCTTCTGTTTGGCTTCTTGTATAAAATTTATCTATAACAATAGCTTTACTCTTATCAAGGTTTAACCACTCCTCTTTTTGGAGTTTACCATCAATTTTTATTGGGTTGGTTCTTTTTGTGACGGTATGTTCCTTAGGTTTTGTAGTACCAGTAGTTTCTTTTGAAGAGTCAAAGTATTTGCCTATCTCTCTTTCTACAGGCCAGGTAGCTCTCAATTCATCTTTGTAAAGACCTATTTTTTCAAAAGGTATAGGTTCAAAACTAATCTGGTTATAAACTGGAGAACCTTGTCTCATACGGAAATCATATCTGTTGATATTATGGAAAATAGGGTCTATCTCATCTTGGTTATCAGAAATAGTGTTATCTTGCCTAATACCCGATGCAAATGTAACAAAAGGTCCTCCGGTGTTGATATTTCTTGCAAGAGTTATATTTCGAGGCCATCCGAGCGGTCTTTTATCTTGATTCAGAAGATTACTAAGTTGTGGGTATCTTTCGTTCCAAGGTGGGGTTTTAGATTCAAATTTTCTCATAACCTCAATCAATCTGTTTCCACGTGTAGTAAGTTTTCCGTTGGCTTCCATAAGATTGCTTCTATTCCCAAGAGAAATTCCTGGAAAACAACTCACAAATATGTTGTTTTCAAATCTGCAGTCAGGTGCTGAAGAAGATATACCGTTGGTTCTAAAGAAAATGTTACCGCAGACGGATAAATTTGAACTGAGTCCGTCTATATGGACTGCTCTTACGCCGTGGGTCTGGTTAGGTGAGTAATGGCCTGTTATATGGTGAACAAAATTGTTTTTAATTATATTGCCTCTAAAAGTTAAAGGTTGCCCAAGGTCCCATGTATATATAGCCCCAAGTTCTCTTGAATGGGCGACAACATCGTGTATATCGTTATATTCTACAATATTGTTGTTACCGTAAATACTTATAGCCGAGTGGTTAGAATCTGTGATAATATTATGTTTAACCTTTTGTCCAATACCTCTGATTTGTACTGCCATACTGCTACCTGATAACCTATTAACTCTGGCAATAAAATTGTTTTCAACACAAAACCCAGTAGGTACCAACTTTCTTCTATTCTCAATAGCTTGTGCGTATCCAAAATTGTATTGAGTGTTATCTGCAAGAATTATACCAGCATCACCAACATCATATATATCACACCCAACAATAGAGTGGTTCCAACCGCTCTTTAAATATATACCACTCTGCCCTATATTTTTTACAACACACCCAGCAATAAGAGAATTGCGTCCTGCCGACACCAGTATACCATTTTGCCAAGTACCCTCAAGTGTTAACCCATATAAAACTAAATTTGATGCGTTTTTTAATTCTATTATAGGTTTATCTAAGGTGGTTACTATTGCTTCACCTTTTATATCTTTTGGAGGGAAAAAATAGAGTTTACCAGTATCTTTATCAATATACCATTCGCCTGGTGTATCTATCTCGCTTAATAGATTGTAAGCAAAAAAAGGAGTTCCTCTGGATATTCTGTTGCCAAAATAAGCAGGGTCTTTTACATGTGCGGTTCTTGGGTCGTCAGCAAGGTATATGATTTTTTCTTTTGTGTCTATAGAAGTAATTTTAAGATGGTTTATAACGTAAGGTACTTTAGGTCCAAGATACCCTCTTAGCCAAGCATCTTTCTCTTCTGTCCATCTTTCTGGCTGATTTCCAGAGTATTTGAATTTACCTTTCTGGTATGGTTCGTCTCTGAATGTGTAATCTCCTTTTGGGTCAACCAAAGAAGCAACCCTTGCCCAACCTTCGTTAGGCCAACGAGCCATCTGCATTATCTCGCCATTATAAATCAGTTCCATTGCTCCAGACTGCTCTGTTCCAGTACCTCTGTTTTTTAGTACTCCATAATTTTTTATTCCTTGCTGAGAAAGGTCTGCAACAAAAACTTTGTTTCTTGCTGCAACTGGTAACCTATCAAGTATTTTTTTGTCTGTTACAGGTTTGAAATCTTTTACTGTCTTACCACCAATAATACGGGGCACTTCTCCTTGGTAAGCCCTAAAAACAACGGGAGCGAAATCTGTGCCAGAATCTTCTTCTGAAAAAGTAATCGTATCTTCAATAAAATATTCCCCGCCTCTTAAATATACAGATATTCCTTTTTGAGGAAACCCTTCTGTTTTGATTTTTCGTATCTCTTGTTGAGCTCTTTCGATTGTAGCAAAAGGACTATCTTTGCTACCTTTGTTTGTATCTTTACCATCAGGTGATACATATATGGAGTTTGTAGGTAGGTTAACCCAGTTTATCCGTTTTTCTCTATCTGTAATTTCTGTCTGTCCATCTTTTAATCCGTCTATAGATTCAAGCCGGTCAACAAGTTTTAATCTATCTATCTCGTTAGGATTATATTTTGAAGATACGTCTTTAAGGAGTTTTTCGTATATTCCTTTTGCAGTCATATATTTTTTTTCTCCTCTATAAGTATCACCAATACCTATCTCTGCTCTCATTGTATCGTTTTCTGATATTTCGGGTGTTTTTAGTATCTGTTGGTACACCTTCCTGCTTTCGTTATATTTATTCTGTTGATTAAACAATTCTGCTTGTGTAAAAAGAGTGTATGCTCTATAGTGGGGAGTTAATGAAGAAATCTTTAAGATTTCTAAAAAAGTTTTGTTGGCTAAATCGTATTTTTTTTCTAATCTATAACTTTCTGCAATATTAAATAACGAGAGCGCTTCTCCATAATTTATGTCACTAATATCTTTTATTTTGGTATACTCTTTTCTTGCACCGTTAAAATCTTTCTTTTGGATAAGAGAGTCTGCGGTTTCAAAAATTGCTTTTATTGTGTTCAGGGCAAACCCCTCTACTCCGCTTCCAGCTTCTTTAATTTCTTCGCTACTTAAAACTCTGTTATGTATTATCACTTCATCGATATCTAATATTTCTCTGGTGTTCAACCCTACCCTAAAAGGATAATTTGCTAAATTATAATCTCCGTCGTGCTTTATCTTGGCGGCTATTTGCCCGTTGAAATAAAAAATCACCTCTTGACCGTTCCAGGTAAATGCGATATGTTGCCATACTCCTTCGGGTATACTTGTTTTTCTTGCGGTTGCCTGATAATATACATTCTTTTTCCCATCAGATGTTGTTCCCGGTATACTGCTTACTCGTCCGTGGTTAGCTCCGAGTATCCACCCCCTACCTCCCGCACCCGATAATAGGACAGAGTTAACATTAGACTTAATCTCCTCGTACTGTGTTACTGGTCCACTTTGCCTGAACCAACACTCTGCTGTAAAAGATTTGTCTGGAATATCAACAGCTGGTCCTTGGTAATGTCCTCTGTCCAACCGTACGGCTTTCTTGCCTGGGAAACGTCCATCAACTACTTTTAAATCGTCAATAATTCTTTTCCCGGCTTTAGCGGGCATAAAAGAAAGGTCGTTACCTTTACCTGTTAAATCTTTAACAATGCTTTTACTATCGGTAACTTCTTCAAAAGTATAATATCTTGATACACTTGCATCTTTCATTAAAAGTTCTTTTCTTTCTTTCCATTTTGTTTCTACTTCACTTTCGCCTTTCAAGGTGTAAACCAGAAGTAGTAACATTAATCCTACATACTTTAATATCTTCATAAGTTCCTCCTATCGCTTTATGTCTGTTAAAGTAACTTTAATGCTTTTTTTAGAGTAAAAAGAATACCCAGTAAACGTGTCGTCAAAATTAAATATAGCCCTTGTGTTCTTATCTATTGTTGGGCAATCTTTAGTAGGTATAAAATCTTCATTGTATCTAACAATATCAGAAAACCTAAGGTTATCTATACATCCTTCAAAAGGTCCGATTGAAATATTCTTATTTTCATCCACAATATTGATTTTGTTTTGCCCTGTTAAAGGAGTAACACCATAAGAAGCTCTTTTATATAAGAGTTTTGTTCCATCAACAAAAATAGAAAAATCCCCTTCTGTTCCTTTCTCGCCATCTATTATATCCCAAGTGCAAGCAATGTGAACCCATTTATCTGCATCAAAGAAATATTCGCCTTGATATCCAGGACCCGCGCCGAATTGCTCTTTTTTGTCTGTTGTGAGAGAAATTTGAAGCCGACTAAAAAGGTTTCTCACTCCTCCCATTGACCAGTATTTATGGAGAAACTTTATATGAGGGGCAGTAATCAAAGGAAAATCTTTTATAGTAAAAGGAAATAGGATTATTTCGTTGGTAGAAATATCAGGTTTAAACCAAAACTCTACTGTGCCTACCATACCTGGAAAATATGTATACCCACCTTGCGGAAGTTTTTCGCCTGTATCAAAAACAAGTTGGTTGTTAGATGTGAGTTTTGCTGATTTGCCAGAGATACCTTTCGTAAACTCTGTTAATGTTTGAGTTTTCTTCTGAGGGGTGTCTTGTATTGTTAGAGATGCAGAGTAGGTTTCTGGAAATAGGTTAGGCAACCCAAATGTTACAACAGGTTCTATATTTAAAAACTTGTAAAAAGCAGAGAAAGTTGCACCTTTGAAATTATGTGTGTAAGGTTCTATACTCCAAACACCTCCTTTTCCTTCAACAGGGATTATTATTTTCCCAGTATTTTCTTTAGCAATATTTACCGCTACTGAACCATCAGGTCTTTTTATGCAAGCAAAACTTGATACATATATTTCAAGATTTTTAAGGTTTGCAGGTACCTGAAAAAATATAGGCATACCTTCACCTGCTCGCCCGTAAGCCCCTTCGCCTGACCGTCGTATTGGTGTGCCTGATGGCGCCCATAAACCTTCTGGGCAATATAAGGCAGCTTGCGCCCCTGTAATATCCAGTAACGTGAAAGGTTCTCTCCCACCTGTTGAAAGAAAGTATAGACCGTTGGGCGTTTTAGCTGGTAAAGTTATATAAGCGTGGTAGATATCGTCAGGTTGTAAAACAAGACGTTCAGGCCACTGAACTCTCTTCTCAATCTCAATTTTTACATCTTTTAGGGGGGTGTTTTTAGGTAGGTCGGGGTACTTAGAAATTTCAAGTTTAACATCAGGCCTTAAAGTAGTAAAATAAAAACTGAGTTTTGTTTCTGTGCCTTTTTTATGGTTGAATAAAATTTTTGCTTGAGTGGTATCCTTTGATTTTATCACTAAAGGAGTTCTTTTGTTACTCCACCCTTTTTCAGATACCAATTTTAAAGCAGTAGGTAATCCTATAAAAGGGTTGTGCCAATCAACCTCTGTTAAACTTGTGGGTAAATTTTTCCAGTCGAGAGGGTTTTTTGGGAGTTTTGATAAAACGTCTTCAATAGAATATTTCTCGACATAGTATAAAGCGTCATAAAGGGTCTGTTCAGCGGCTCTTCGGAAACGTTCATCTCCGCTAAGCCAGTAAGCAATAGAGGTAGTAAAACCATCATAATTTTTATGAGCGATTGGGTTATATCTTCTGTCAAAACGATATCTCTGGTCCATAAGTTTTAGGAAAGCCTCTTTTGCAAGTTCATCTTTTGTTTCAAGGTAGTATTCAGCTGTATTGTGGCTGGTACGGTGGTCTTTATACATTGTTCCGTAACTATTTTGAAACATTTTTATACCGTTTTGGCTTGTTAAATCGAACATTGAATGGGCAACTTCATTTGCCATATTAACTATATCTTTATCCCAGTCGATTATTGACAAGGTTACAAGTTCTCTTACAACTTTTGATTGGTTTACTTGTATTGCTTGGTTTATTTTCCAATCTTTTTTTACAGATTCTTTTATCATTTTCAGAAGT is from bacterium and encodes:
- a CDS encoding right-handed parallel beta-helix repeat-containing protein, with translation MKILKYVGLMLLLLVYTLKGESEVETKWKERKELLMKDASVSRYYTFEEVTDSKSIVKDLTGKGNDLSFMPAKAGKRIIDDLKVVDGRFPGKKAVRLDRGHYQGPAVDIPDKSFTAECWFRQSGPVTQYEEIKSNVNSVLLSGAGGRGWILGANHGRVSSIPGTTSDGKKNVYYQATARKTSIPEGVWQHIAFTWNGQEVIFYFNGQIAAKIKHDGDYNLANYPFRVGLNTREILDIDEVIIHNRVLSSEEIKEAGSGVEGFALNTIKAIFETADSLIQKKDFNGARKEYTKIKDISDINYGEALSLFNIAESYRLEKKYDLANKTFLEILKISSLTPHYRAYTLFTQAELFNQQNKYNESRKVYQQILKTPEISENDTMRAEIGIGDTYRGEKKYMTAKGIYEKLLKDVSSKYNPNEIDRLKLVDRLESIDGLKDGQTEITDREKRINWVNLPTNSIYVSPDGKDTNKGSKDSPFATIERAQQEIRKIKTEGFPQKGISVYLRGGEYFIEDTITFSEEDSGTDFAPVVFRAYQGEVPRIIGGKTVKDFKPVTDKKILDRLPVAARNKVFVADLSQQGIKNYGVLKNRGTGTEQSGAMELIYNGEIMQMARWPNEGWARVASLVDPKGDYTFRDEPYQKGKFKYSGNQPERWTEEKDAWLRGYLGPKVPYVINHLKITSIDTKEKIIYLADDPRTAHVKDPAYFGNRISRGTPFFAYNLLSEIDTPGEWYIDKDTGKLYFFPPKDIKGEAIVTTLDKPIIELKNASNLVLYGLTLEGTWQNGILVSAGRNSLIAGCVVKNIGQSGIYLKSGWNHSIVGCDIYDVGDAGIILADNTQYNFGYAQAIENRRKLVPTGFCVENNFIARVNRLSGSSMAVQIRGIGQKVKHNIITDSNHSAISIYGNNNIVEYNDIHDVVAHSRELGAIYTWDLGQPLTFRGNIIKNNFVHHITGHYSPNQTHGVRAVHIDGLSSNLSVCGNIFFRTNGISSSAPDCRFENNIFVSCFPGISLGNRSNLMEANGKLTTRGNRLIEVMRKFESKTPPWNERYPQLSNLLNQDKRPLGWPRNITLARNINTGGPFVTFASGIRQDNTISDNQDEIDPIFHNINRYDFRMRQGSPVYNQISFEPIPFEKIGLYKDELRATWPVEREIGKYFDSSKETTGTTKPKEHTVTKRTNPIKIDGKLQKEEWLNLDKSKAIVIDKFYTRSQTEEATCKSYAWVVYDNQYLYIGIEHTPDPWNDSMSLSLKTLPIEWGITEISVEGRADSDTGGWWLPDMETGPIYIFTGHPNGQFSIIDSYFKLPENLRSELAKKVEYAAVMNDINTYSWSAEFKIPLNLINLKPVEDKSTRFNIGVRRRKNWTGWMYTDGRIWRLEGGGKLNFIK
- a CDS encoding LamG domain-containing protein, with translation MDKIKKSFLIVFFLLFSLTLKAGEFPIRINDISGLNAPWPIIASIPFPEGELIDSSCIRIMSGEREVPSQIDVTATWRDGSIRWTLAGFTASPQGNYRVEFGKDIKRGEYPNPLKVTEQANGGFEVNTGVAIYRFDKNQLLPEEGWLISGKEKRQVLKNSGAGAYLIDNSRREARVSGEAAEITNEVLKEGPNRLAIKRSGWYVTTAGEKLARADVWFYFTAGVPYIKITHTLIFTEDTNKVWFKDYGLEFKTPSNPVDIYSALGETTNIEVKKTPFEGADIYFLQADYPHFAERTYKAFIGKRVNNIDTVISEIKTLGDWAYGDYDNFGITVVMPWLAERFPKEISFGEKGARAVFWSGRSGKELDFRGKTLVKDYWQTWAEKGLSSPGVKKLSEFESNAQGSARTHDIWFLPHQGTYNPEKVKQTATTAARAPLTLADPVWLCRTEAMGYPMLHKDVQNFPREEAMISECWQRYLLPYKAFPLTGFIGWGDFTTWYYQSVSGRIMPTFHILTQVDRYGVRREPWRLYARSGERTYYDYAHKFSRFTGDWYLIHHSVPNNPKKQGRFMSFSREGSNLPFVWGQTSSLYVISAGEIGCWLMEYFLTGDERSYELLKMIKESVKKDWKINQAIQVNQSKVVRELVTLSIIDWDKDIVNMANEVAHSMFDLTSQNGIKMFQNSYGTMYKDHRTSHNTAEYYLETKDELAKEAFLKLMDQRYRFDRRYNPIAHKNYDGFTTSIAYWLSGDERFRRAAEQTLYDALYYVEKYSIEDVLSKLPKNPLDWKNLPTSLTEVDWHNPFIGLPTALKLVSEKGWSNKRTPLVIKSKDTTQAKILFNHKKGTETKLSFYFTTLRPDVKLEISKYPDLPKNTPLKDVKIEIEKRVQWPERLVLQPDDIYHAYITLPAKTPNGLYFLSTGGREPFTLLDITGAQAALYCPEGLWAPSGTPIRRSGEGAYGRAGEGMPIFFQVPANLKNLEIYVSSFACIKRPDGSVAVNIAKENTGKIIIPVEGKGGVWSIEPYTHNFKGATFSAFYKFLNIEPVVTFGLPNLFPETYSASLTIQDTPQKKTQTLTEFTKGISGKSAKLTSNNQLVFDTGEKLPQGGYTYFPGMVGTVEFWFKPDISTNEIILFPFTIKDFPLITAPHIKFLHKYWSMGGVRNLFSRLQISLTTDKKEQFGAGPGYQGEYFFDADKWVHIACTWDIIDGEKGTEGDFSIFVDGTKLLYKRASYGVTPLTGQNKINIVDENKNISIGPFEGCIDNLRFSDIVRYNEDFIPTKDCPTIDKNTRAIFNFDDTFTGYSFYSKKSIKVTLTDIKR